A single region of the Nicotiana sylvestris chromosome 6, ASM39365v2, whole genome shotgun sequence genome encodes:
- the LOC138870625 gene encoding uncharacterized protein, whose amino-acid sequence MVADALSRRAESLESLAYLLAVRRPMATDVQALASQFVRLDILESSQVLACVVSQSSLFGRIRERQYDDPHLLVLRDKVLHGDTRYVTIGDDEVLRMKGRICVPNIDGLRELIIEEANSSRYFIHPGAAKMYQDLRQHYWWRQIKKYIVGFVSRCLNGQQVKYEHHRPGGLLQ is encoded by the coding sequence atggtggccgatgctttgagtcgccgggcagagagtttggagaGCTTGGCTTATCTGCTAGCAGTAAGGAGGCCCATGGCGacggatgttcaggccttagccagccagttcgtgaggttggatattttggagtcCAGTcaggtcctagcttgtgtggtttctcagtcttccttgtttggtcgtatcagggagcgtcagtatgatgacccccatttgctCGTCCTCagggacaaggttctgcatggtgaCACCAGatatgtgaccatcggtgatgatgaggtattgaggatgaagggtcggatatgtgtgcccaatattgatgggcttcgggagttgattataGAGGAGGCCAATAGTTCGCGGTAtttcatccatccgggtgccgcgaagatgtaccaggatttgaggcaacactattggtggaggcagataaagaaatatatagttggatttgtatctCGGTGCCTCAAtggtcagcaggtgaagtatgagcaccacagaccgggtggcttgcttcagtag
- the LOC138870626 gene encoding uncharacterized protein, which translates to MEKVKLIKERLKTAQSRQKSYLDVRRRDLEFKEDDWVFLKVSPMKGIMRFGRRGKLSSRYVEPYKIIQRIGQVAYKLELPPEMSLVHPVFHVSMLRKVVGDPSTIVPVETIEVNEELSYEKVPVSILDKQVRKLRNKEIASVKVLWRNQQVEEATWEAEEEMRKKYPHLFD; encoded by the coding sequence atggagaaagtcaagctTATTAAAgaaaggttgaaaactgctcaaagtcGCCAAAAATCCTATTTGGATGTgcgtcgcagagatttggagttcaaagaagacgattgggtattcttgaaagtttccccaatgaagggtatcatgcgatTTGGAAGGAGGGGAAAATTAAGTTCGAGGTATGTCGAACCATACAAAATCATTCAGagaattggtcaggtggcatacaaactcgagctgccacccgagatgtcattggtacacccggtctttcatgtgtctatgttaaGGAAGGTAGTAGGGGATCCGTCCACCATCGTGCCAGTCGAGACTATTGAGGTGAATGAAGAGCTATCATATGAAAAAGTCCCAGTTTCCATTCTTGATAAGCAAGTTCGAAaactgagaaataaggaaattgcatccGTAAAAGtattatggcggaaccagcaagttgaggaagccacttgggaagccgaggaagaaatgagaaagaagtacccacatttgtttgactAG